The DNA segment GCGTCGACGATCGCGACGCTGAGCGCCTTGCCGATCGCCGTGCCACGGGACAGCACACCGGCCAGGATCTCCTCGGCTTCGGCGAGGGTGAGCTTCACAGCGCCTCCCGGATCTTCGCGACGGCCGCGTTGTAGAGCGACGGGGACTCCCAGTACATCGAGTGCGGCGCGCCCGGCACGATCTCCAGGTGCGAGCCCTTGAGCAGCTCGTGGGCACGGCGGACGGTGGCGACGCTGAGCACCGCGTCGGTCTCGCCGGCGAGGAACCACACCTGGACCCCGGACGCGACGATCTCCTCGATGGTCGGGCCGTTCACCGACAGGTTGCGCAGGTCGGCCATCTTCGCGACGTTGAACGTGCCCATCTGCTGGAAGAGGAACGTCCTGGCGGGCTCCTCCTCCTGGAAGCGACGCGAGAGGAGACGGTCGAGGACCGGCAGCTTCACGGCTTCGGCGCGGTCGGCGGCGACCAGCTCGGAGAGCTCCGGGTGGTCGAGTCCGCCGAGCGAGTGCCCGAGGGCGACCCCGCCGACCCGGTCGGGCCGCCGCAGCGCGGCCTTGAGGGCGGCGACCGCGCCGATCGACTGGCCGACCAGCAGCACGTCGTGCAGGTCCTCGGCGTCCAGGACGGCGATCAGGTCGCCGGGGAAG comes from the Actinoplanes sp. OR16 genome and includes:
- a CDS encoding alpha/beta fold hydrolase; this encodes MPVVHSSDGTEIYYERHGAGPAILFVHGSGGHHAAWWQQVAALRDRYTVVTVDLRGFGKSGSSMPEFDGQDFPGDLIAVLDAEDLHDVLLVGQSIGAVAALKAALRRPDRVGGVALGHSLGGLDHPELSELVAADRAEAVKLPVLDRLLSRRFQEEEPARTFLFQQMGTFNVAKMADLRNLSVNGPTIEEIVASGVQVWFLAGETDAVLSVATVRRAHELLKGSHLEIVPGAPHSMYWESPSLYNAAVAKIREAL